A portion of the Hoylesella buccalis ATCC 35310 genome contains these proteins:
- the htpG gene encoding molecular chaperone HtpG, giving the protein MQKGNIGVTTENIFPVIKKFLYSDHEIFLRELVSNAVDATQKLKTLVKQGDFKGEEGDLTIRIKLDKEQGTLTISDRGIGMNAEEIDKYINQIAFSGVNDFMEKYKENANAIIGHFGLGFYSAFMVSKKVEIITKSYRDGEQAVKWSCDGSPEFTIENIEKADRGSDIVLYIDDDCKEFLEKSRIESLLNKYCKFLPVPIAFGKKTKWEDGKQVDTEEDNLINDTEPLWTKTPSTLKDEDYKKFYQNLYPMQDEPLFWIHLNVDYPFNLTGILYFPRVKSNIELQPNKIQLYSNQVYVTDQVEGIVPQFLTLLHGVIDSPDIPLNVSRSYLQSDANVKKISTYITKKVADRLQAIFKENRKDYEEKWNDLKIFINYGMLTQEDFYERAKDFALFKDVDGKFFTYDEYNTLIKDEQTDKDGQLIYLYATDKDEQYSFIESAKAKGYNVLLFDGQLDVATVSMYEQKFEKCRFTRVDGDIIDRLIVKEDAKENKLSSEESDNLSQVFKSQMPKMAQVEFNVEVQPLGETATPLVITQSEYMRRMKDMSKFQAGMAFYGSMPDMYTLVLNSDHRLIKDVLAKSNKATEAELKPILSEIKGQEARLAALHQSQDKKKSEEVTQEEKDDLQNTEKALKEQKEKKTAVISKAAKDNQVVHQLIDLALLQNGMLKGASLDAFLKRSVDLIK; this is encoded by the coding sequence ATGCAAAAAGGTAATATCGGGGTTACAACAGAAAACATATTCCCCGTCATTAAAAAATTTCTGTATTCAGATCACGAAATATTCTTACGCGAACTCGTCAGCAATGCTGTAGACGCCACACAAAAGCTCAAGACGCTGGTCAAACAAGGCGACTTTAAGGGCGAAGAGGGCGACTTGACCATTCGTATCAAGCTCGACAAAGAGCAAGGAACGTTGACTATCAGCGACCGAGGCATTGGTATGAACGCTGAAGAGATAGACAAATACATCAACCAGATTGCATTCTCTGGCGTGAACGATTTCATGGAGAAGTACAAAGAGAACGCCAATGCCATCATTGGACACTTCGGACTGGGATTCTACTCTGCGTTCATGGTCAGCAAGAAAGTGGAAATCATCACGAAAAGCTATCGCGATGGCGAGCAAGCCGTGAAATGGAGTTGCGACGGAAGTCCGGAATTTACCATTGAGAACATTGAGAAGGCCGACCGAGGCAGCGACATCGTACTCTACATAGATGACGACTGCAAGGAGTTTCTTGAGAAATCTCGCATCGAAAGCTTGCTGAACAAGTACTGTAAGTTCCTTCCCGTACCTATCGCCTTTGGCAAAAAGACCAAATGGGAAGATGGAAAACAGGTGGATACCGAGGAAGACAATCTCATCAACGACACCGAACCGCTTTGGACAAAGACACCGTCTACGCTGAAAGATGAAGATTATAAGAAATTTTACCAGAACCTCTACCCCATGCAGGACGAGCCTTTGTTCTGGATACACCTCAACGTTGACTACCCATTCAACCTCACCGGCATTCTCTACTTCCCACGAGTAAAGTCGAACATCGAATTGCAGCCGAACAAAATACAACTCTACAGCAATCAGGTATATGTCACCGATCAGGTAGAAGGCATTGTTCCGCAATTCCTTACACTGCTCCATGGCGTCATCGACTCGCCGGACATCCCGTTGAACGTGAGCCGAAGTTATCTGCAAAGTGATGCGAACGTGAAAAAGATATCCACTTACATCACCAAGAAAGTGGCCGACCGCTTGCAGGCTATCTTCAAGGAAAACCGCAAAGACTATGAAGAAAAATGGAATGACCTCAAAATTTTCATCAACTACGGAATGCTCACACAGGAAGATTTCTATGAGCGCGCGAAAGACTTCGCATTGTTCAAGGATGTTGATGGGAAGTTCTTCACCTATGATGAGTACAATACCTTGATTAAGGATGAGCAAACAGATAAGGACGGACAACTGATCTATCTTTATGCCACCGACAAGGATGAGCAGTACTCATTTATCGAGTCTGCCAAGGCTAAGGGGTATAATGTCTTGCTGTTCGACGGGCAATTGGATGTGGCAACCGTATCCATGTATGAACAAAAGTTTGAAAAATGCCGCTTTACACGTGTGGATGGCGACATTATTGACCGTCTGATTGTGAAGGAAGATGCCAAAGAAAACAAACTTTCGAGCGAGGAAAGCGACAATCTGTCACAAGTTTTCAAGTCGCAAATGCCAAAGATGGCTCAGGTTGAGTTCAACGTAGAAGTGCAGCCTTTGGGTGAAACAGCAACTCCGTTGGTCATCACACAGAGCGAGTACATGCGCCGTATGAAGGATATGAGCAAGTTCCAAGCTGGCATGGCCTTCTATGGTAGCATGCCCGACATGTACACCTTGGTGCTGAACAGCGACCACCGACTCATCAAGGACGTTCTTGCCAAGAGCAACAAGGCAACCGAGGCAGAGCTGAAACCGATACTCAGTGAGATAAAAGGTCAGGAAGCTCGCTTGGCCGCCCTGCACCAGAGTCAAGACAAGAAGAAGTCAGAAGAGGTGACGCAAGAAGAGAAAGACGACTTGCAGAACACTGAAAAAGCCCTCAAGGAGCAGAAAGAGAAGAAGACAGCCGTCATCTCCAAGGCCGCCAAGGACAACCAAGTGGTGCATCAGCTCATTGACCTTGCCCTGCTACAGAATGGCATGCTCAAGGGAGCATCACTCGATGCCTTCCTCAAACGCAGTGTTGATTTGATTAAATAG
- the lpdA gene encoding dihydrolipoyl dehydrogenase codes for MTTTDLIIIGSGPGGYRAADYAAKNGLQVLIFEELEVGGTCLNSGCIPTKCLAHDASKETIPAFELVMERKQQTIQQLREGVQTLLSQPNITLVRGKAVFKDSQTVVANGEEYQAKHIIIATGSHAKMPPIEGLVYQQGGESNVVTSTELLNIDHVPEKLCIVGAGVIGMEFASAFASFGSKVTVVEFMKECLPTLDSDIAKRLRKCMEKKGIEFYLQAGVKSIHQGKVTFERKGKEQTVEADTILIATGRAANMDSLNLDVMGIAYDKKGILVDDNMETSINGIYAIGDTNGRQMLAHAATFQGFRAVNHILGKSDNIRFDIMPAAVFTLPEAASVGKTEDACKAEELNYTVRKGYYRANGRALSMEEPEGMAKLIVDEQNKIIGCHIYGAHAAELVQEISALMNMDITIDRLKDIIHTHPTLGEILQDMAIG; via the coding sequence ATGACAACAACTGATCTCATCATCATCGGCAGTGGCCCCGGAGGTTACCGGGCTGCCGATTATGCCGCTAAGAACGGCCTTCAAGTTCTGATTTTTGAAGAGCTGGAGGTCGGTGGCACATGTCTCAACAGTGGTTGCATACCGACAAAGTGTTTGGCGCACGATGCCTCGAAAGAGACCATACCAGCATTTGAGTTGGTGATGGAACGCAAGCAACAGACCATTCAGCAGCTGAGAGAGGGTGTGCAGACCCTACTATCACAGCCCAACATCACGTTGGTGCGAGGCAAAGCCGTTTTCAAGGACAGCCAAACGGTGGTTGCCAACGGTGAAGAATACCAGGCAAAGCACATCATCATCGCCACTGGATCGCACGCAAAGATGCCACCCATCGAGGGATTGGTGTATCAACAGGGAGGAGAATCGAATGTTGTAACATCGACAGAACTGTTGAATATCGACCACGTTCCCGAGAAACTGTGCATCGTAGGCGCTGGGGTTATCGGGATGGAATTTGCTTCTGCATTCGCCAGTTTCGGCAGTAAGGTGACCGTCGTGGAGTTCATGAAAGAATGTTTGCCAACGCTCGACAGCGACATTGCCAAGCGTTTGCGCAAGTGCATGGAGAAGAAAGGCATTGAATTCTACCTGCAAGCTGGTGTGAAGAGCATTCATCAAGGCAAAGTGACCTTTGAGCGGAAAGGCAAAGAACAGACCGTAGAGGCCGATACCATCCTCATCGCAACAGGTCGTGCGGCCAACATGGATTCACTAAATCTGGACGTCATGGGCATTGCCTACGATAAAAAGGGCATTTTGGTCGATGATAACATGGAAACTTCCATCAACGGTATTTATGCCATCGGCGACACAAACGGCCGTCAGATGCTTGCCCATGCTGCGACTTTCCAAGGTTTCAGAGCCGTGAACCACATCCTTGGCAAGAGCGACAACATTCGTTTCGACATCATGCCTGCTGCCGTGTTCACCCTTCCCGAGGCTGCTTCAGTGGGCAAGACCGAAGATGCATGTAAGGCCGAAGAACTAAATTATACGGTTCGAAAAGGCTACTACCGTGCCAATGGCCGCGCCCTGTCGATGGAAGAACCTGAAGGTATGGCGAAACTGATTGTTGACGAACAGAACAAAATCATTGGTTGTCACATCTACGGTGCCCATGCCGCTGAATTGGTGCAAGAGATTTCGGCACTGATGAACATGGACATCACAATCGACCGACTGAAGGACATCATCCACACCCACCCCACTTTGGGTGAGATTTTGCAGGACATGGCCATCGGTTAG